Proteins encoded within one genomic window of Coleofasciculus chthonoplastes PCC 7420:
- a CDS encoding NAD(P)H-quinone oxidoreductase subunit 5: MEPLYQYAWLIPVLPLAGAMLVGLGLISFNKTTNQLRQLSSVFVVSLLGAAMVLSFAIFWSQFHGHEPFTRTLEWATAGNFHLMMGYTIDNLTALMLVVVTTVAFLVMVYTDGYMAHDSGYVRFYAYLSLFSSSMLGLVISPNLIQVYIFWELVGMCSYLLIGFWYDRKAAADACQKAFVVNRVGDFGLLLGILGLYWATGSFEFDVIGAHLEAFVESGYISSGLAALLAVLVFLGPVAKSAQFPLHVWLPDAMEGPTPISALIHAATMVAAGVFLIARMYPVFENIPVAMTVIAWTGGFTAFLGATIALTQNDIKKGLAYSTISQLGYMVMAMGIGAYSAGLFHLMTHAYFKAMLFLCSGSVIHGMEAVVGHDPDLAQDMRLMGGLRKYMPITSLTFLIGTLAICGIPPFAGFWSKDEILGNAFAASPGLWVVGWLTAGLTAFYMFRMYFMTFEGDFRGNITSIKEQIKGAVAEPVPAFGPGAMDRRELEAEDHDHGHSESPHESPLTMTLPLLLLAVPSTLVGLVGMPFNNYFEEFIHAPGETVAEVVSHEAAFNWSEFLVMAGSSVGIALIGITVASLMYRMGQIDPGAIAKNFTSLYNFSLNKWYFDDIYDRIFVQGSRRLARQVMEVDYRVVDGAVNLTGLVALISGEGLKYLENGRAQFYALIVFGAVLGFVIVSGLS; this comes from the coding sequence ATGGAACCGCTTTATCAATATGCCTGGTTGATCCCGGTCTTGCCCTTGGCAGGGGCAATGCTAGTCGGCTTAGGGCTTATCTCATTCAACAAAACCACGAATCAGCTACGGCAGTTATCCTCCGTGTTCGTCGTCTCCCTGCTGGGGGCGGCGATGGTGCTGTCATTTGCCATCTTCTGGAGTCAATTTCACGGACATGAACCGTTTACCCGTACCCTGGAATGGGCAACAGCGGGGAATTTTCACCTGATGATGGGGTACACCATCGACAACTTAACCGCGTTGATGCTAGTAGTCGTTACCACCGTCGCCTTTCTGGTCATGGTGTATACCGACGGCTACATGGCACACGACTCCGGTTATGTGCGCTTCTATGCCTATTTGAGCCTGTTTAGTTCCTCAATGTTGGGTCTGGTGATTAGTCCCAACCTGATACAGGTTTATATTTTCTGGGAACTGGTGGGCATGTGTTCGTACCTACTCATCGGATTCTGGTACGATCGCAAAGCCGCCGCCGATGCTTGTCAAAAAGCATTTGTGGTGAACCGCGTGGGGGACTTTGGTCTCCTTTTGGGTATCCTGGGGCTGTACTGGGCAACCGGTAGCTTTGAGTTTGATGTCATCGGTGCCCACTTAGAGGCTTTTGTCGAATCCGGTTATATTAGCAGCGGACTCGCCGCCCTGTTAGCTGTATTAGTCTTTTTAGGACCCGTTGCCAAATCTGCTCAATTTCCCTTGCACGTTTGGCTTCCTGACGCGATGGAAGGTCCGACGCCCATTTCTGCACTGATTCACGCCGCGACAATGGTGGCGGCTGGGGTATTTCTGATTGCCCGTATGTACCCAGTGTTTGAAAATATTCCTGTGGCGATGACGGTGATTGCCTGGACGGGAGGATTTACTGCCTTTTTAGGGGCAACCATCGCCCTGACCCAAAATGACATCAAAAAGGGTCTTGCCTATTCCACAATCTCCCAGTTGGGCTACATGGTCATGGCAATGGGAATTGGCGCATACAGTGCCGGACTATTCCACCTGATGACCCACGCTTATTTTAAAGCCATGCTCTTCCTCTGTTCCGGTTCCGTGATTCATGGCATGGAAGCCGTGGTGGGTCATGATCCGGATTTAGCCCAGGATATGCGGCTGATGGGGGGATTGCGGAAGTATATGCCCATTACGTCCCTAACCTTTCTAATTGGAACTCTGGCAATTTGTGGGATTCCTCCCTTTGCTGGGTTCTGGTCAAAGGATGAAATCTTAGGCAATGCCTTTGCCGCGTCTCCAGGACTGTGGGTTGTCGGTTGGCTAACGGCGGGACTGACTGCCTTTTATATGTTCCGGATGTATTTCATGACCTTTGAGGGCGATTTCCGAGGCAATATCACCAGCATTAAGGAACAAATTAAAGGGGCTGTGGCTGAACCCGTACCCGCGTTTGGACCTGGTGCCATGGATAGACGGGAATTAGAGGCTGAGGATCATGATCATGGGCATAGTGAGTCGCCCCATGAATCTCCGTTAACCATGACCTTACCTTTACTGTTACTTGCTGTTCCCTCCACTCTAGTTGGTTTGGTGGGGATGCCCTTTAATAACTACTTTGAGGAATTCATCCACGCCCCCGGCGAAACCGTGGCGGAAGTGGTGAGTCATGAAGCGGCGTTTAACTGGAGTGAGTTTCTGGTGATGGCGGGTTCGTCGGTGGGGATTGCCTTAATTGGCATTACCGTGGCATCCCTGATGTACCGGATGGGTCAAATTGACCCGGGTGCGATCGCGAAAAACTTTACATCGCTTTACAACTTTTCCCTCAACAAGTGGTATTTCGATGATATCTATGATCGGATATTCGTCCAGGGAAGTCGCCGCCTCGCCCGCCAAGTGATGGAAGTAGACTACCGTGTGGTGGATGGTGCGGTTAATTTAACCGGTTTAGTTGCCCTGATCAGTGGTGAAGGACTGAAATATCTCGAAAACGGTCGCGCCCAATTCTATGCGCTGATTGTTTTTGGGGCAGTTCTCGGTTTTGTGATTGTTTCTGGGTTGTCTTGA
- a CDS encoding MBL fold metallo-hydrolase, giving the protein MESSPSSEFVVQFWGVRGSIPSPGKETIRYGGNTSCVEMRIADKRLIFDGGTGIRMLGKNLKPQLPIEAYWFFTHYHWDHIQGVPFFDPAFLEGNLLHIHGAAPDGVSMQQHFKERVLHLNSPVPKREIQADLKFYDLICGDTMTLGDITIETSPLNHPNGAMGYRVTWQGRSAVYCTDTEHYPDHLDENVLNLARDADILIYDAMYTDQEYHNPKSPKVGWGHSTWQEGVKLAKAAGVKQLAIFHHEPNHSDDMLDEIAIEVKSACEGSFLAKEGLIIPLI; this is encoded by the coding sequence ATGGAAAGCAGTCCTTCCTCTGAGTTCGTTGTCCAATTCTGGGGCGTGCGGGGTAGTATTCCCTCCCCCGGCAAAGAAACCATTCGCTACGGCGGGAACACCTCCTGTGTGGAGATGCGTATCGCTGACAAACGCCTAATTTTTGATGGGGGTACCGGCATCCGGATGCTGGGTAAGAATCTCAAGCCCCAACTCCCCATTGAAGCCTATTGGTTTTTTACCCATTATCACTGGGATCATATTCAAGGCGTACCCTTTTTTGACCCCGCCTTTTTGGAGGGGAATCTGTTGCATATTCATGGCGCTGCACCCGATGGAGTGTCAATGCAACAGCATTTCAAAGAACGGGTATTGCATTTGAATTCCCCGGTTCCGAAACGAGAGATCCAGGCGGATTTGAAGTTCTATGACTTGATCTGTGGCGATACCATGACGCTAGGGGATATTACTATTGAAACCAGCCCCCTGAATCATCCCAATGGGGCGATGGGGTATCGGGTCACTTGGCAGGGACGTTCTGCGGTCTATTGTACCGATACCGAACATTATCCGGATCACTTGGATGAAAATGTACTGAATTTAGCTCGTGATGCGGATATCCTGATTTACGATGCCATGTACACTGACCAAGAATACCACAATCCCAAGTCTCCCAAGGTAGGTTGGGGACATTCAACCTGGCAAGAAGGGGTAAAACTCGCCAAAGCCGCTGGCGTTAAGCAACTAGCGATTTTCCACCACGAACCGAATCATTCCGATGATATGCTCGATGAAATTGCCATTGAGGTAAAAAGTGCTTGCGAAGGTTCGTTTTTGGCAAAGGAAGGACTCATTATTCCCCTTATTTAG
- a CDS encoding succinylglutamate desuccinylase/aspartoacylase domain-containing protein, whose protein sequence is MVPTVTTIPIQHLASGDRLSIPVYKFMGANPGKKAYIQANLHGSEIVGNAVIHQLIEFFSHLEDSQLTGEIWLVPVCNPIGTNQRNHFFATGRFNPYDGKDWNRIFWDYEKECDNLTELAKFQVHHSPEEIRRNYLEHIQSSFEQHLDALQSPSGLPFTERYRYQLQSLCLDANYVIDIHSSTNQAIDYLYCFQSREESAKAFLLDRGILMNEYDGDAFDEAFMKPWLALEKQLAAFGKAIQFDVESWTLELGSGMEMNPDSVKKGVMGIKNYLAQKQLVDFPDLPLEKTTSQSVNFTIKSQIKPYYAPAGGMIQSRVPLGSQIQAEQPLYQLLSFNREGDLPQIIDVQAESDGLVFSVAKNYAVNEGEYVLSIM, encoded by the coding sequence ATGGTTCCCACCGTTACCACAATTCCGATTCAGCATCTTGCCTCAGGCGATCGCCTTTCTATCCCAGTCTATAAGTTTATGGGCGCTAACCCTGGGAAAAAGGCATACATTCAAGCCAATCTCCATGGTTCAGAAATTGTTGGCAATGCTGTCATTCACCAACTGATTGAATTTTTCAGCCACTTAGAGGATAGTCAACTCACTGGAGAAATTTGGCTAGTTCCTGTCTGTAATCCCATCGGTACTAACCAGCGGAATCATTTCTTTGCCACTGGGCGCTTCAATCCCTACGATGGTAAAGATTGGAATCGGATATTTTGGGACTACGAAAAAGAATGTGATAATTTAACTGAGTTGGCTAAATTTCAGGTGCATCACTCTCCTGAAGAAATCCGCCGCAATTATTTAGAACACATTCAATCCAGCTTTGAGCAACATTTGGACGCACTTCAGTCTCCTAGCGGACTTCCTTTTACTGAACGCTATCGCTATCAGCTTCAATCCCTTTGTTTAGATGCTAACTATGTGATTGATATTCATAGTTCCACCAATCAGGCGATTGATTATTTGTATTGTTTCCAGAGTCGTGAGGAAAGTGCCAAAGCTTTTCTCTTGGATCGCGGAATTTTAATGAATGAATATGACGGTGATGCCTTTGACGAAGCTTTTATGAAGCCGTGGTTGGCATTGGAGAAGCAATTAGCTGCCTTTGGTAAAGCGATTCAGTTTGATGTCGAGTCTTGGACACTTGAACTGGGTTCGGGGATGGAAATGAATCCCGACTCGGTAAAAAAAGGAGTTATGGGGATCAAAAATTATCTGGCACAAAAACAATTGGTCGATTTTCCAGATCTGCCCTTAGAGAAGACAACCTCTCAATCCGTTAACTTTACCATAAAAAGCCAAATTAAGCCGTACTACGCTCCAGCCGGGGGGATGATTCAATCACGAGTTCCGTTGGGCAGTCAAATTCAAGCCGAGCAGCCTTTGTATCAATTACTGAGTTTTAATCGAGAGGGGGATTTACCTCAAATAATTGACGTTCAGGCTGAATCCGATGGTTTGGTGTTTAGCGTTGCCAAGAATTATGCGGTTAATGAAGGGGAGTATGTTTTATCAATTATGTAG
- the aroC gene encoding chorismate synthase, with amino-acid sequence MGNSFGHLFRITTYGESHGGGVGVVIDGCPPQLEISAAEIQFELDRRRPGQSKITTPRKETDTCEILSGVFEGKTLGTSISIFVPNKDTRPQDYSEMAVKYRPSHADATYDAKYGIRNWQGGGRSSARETIGRVAAGAIAKKILKQVANVDIVGYVKRIHDLEGIVDPHTITLEQVESNIVRCPDSECAQRMIEKIELIRREGDSIGGVVECVARNVPKGLGEPVFDKLEADLAKGVMSLPASKGFEIGSGFAGTLLTGSEHNDEFYLDDTGTVRTTTNRSGGIQGGITNGESIILRVAFKPTATIRKEQRTVTSTGEETILAAKGRHDPCVLPRAVPMVEAMVALVLCDHLLRHQGQCHTLKP; translated from the coding sequence ATGGGCAATAGTTTCGGGCATCTGTTTCGGATTACGACTTATGGGGAATCCCACGGCGGCGGTGTCGGTGTGGTGATTGATGGATGTCCACCCCAATTGGAGATTTCCGCCGCAGAGATTCAGTTTGAACTCGATCGCAGGCGTCCCGGACAAAGCAAGATTACCACCCCGCGCAAGGAAACCGATACCTGTGAAATTCTATCGGGCGTCTTTGAAGGAAAAACCTTGGGTACTTCCATTTCTATTTTTGTCCCCAACAAAGATACTCGTCCCCAAGATTACTCAGAGATGGCGGTCAAATATCGCCCATCCCACGCCGATGCCACCTATGATGCTAAATATGGGATTCGCAATTGGCAGGGCGGTGGACGTTCCTCAGCACGGGAAACCATTGGTCGAGTTGCAGCGGGTGCGATCGCCAAAAAAATCCTTAAACAGGTTGCCAATGTGGACATTGTTGGCTATGTTAAACGCATTCATGATTTAGAAGGCATCGTTGATCCCCACACCATCACCCTGGAACAGGTTGAAAGTAATATCGTCCGTTGTCCTGATAGTGAATGCGCCCAACGAATGATAGAAAAAATCGAGTTAATCCGGCGTGAAGGGGATTCCATTGGTGGGGTAGTCGAATGTGTCGCTCGCAATGTGCCAAAAGGACTAGGAGAACCCGTCTTTGATAAGCTGGAAGCGGATCTCGCCAAAGGGGTGATGTCCCTACCCGCTAGCAAAGGCTTTGAGATTGGGTCTGGCTTTGCCGGAACCTTACTCACGGGTTCTGAACATAATGATGAATTCTATCTCGATGATACGGGAACGGTGCGGACGACAACCAACCGTTCTGGCGGCATTCAGGGAGGTATCACAAACGGAGAATCGATTATTTTGCGAGTGGCGTTTAAGCCCACTGCTACTATACGAAAAGAACAGCGTACAGTGACCAGTACCGGTGAAGAAACAATATTAGCAGCCAAAGGACGTCACGACCCTTGCGTCTTGCCCAGGGCTGTGCCTATGGTAGAAGCAATGGTCGCCTTAGTATTATGTGATCACCTACTGCGTCATCAGGGTCAGTGCCATACATTAAAGCCTTAA
- the era gene encoding GTPase Era, with product MIPQAPEGFKSGFVGIIGRPNVGKSTLMNELVGQKIAITSPVAQTTRNRLQGILTTDNAQLIFVDTPGIHKPHHQLGKVLVQNAKIAIEAVDVVLFVVDGATPAGGGDRYISNLLSQTSTPVILGINKSDLQSPGKGLDEGYHQLADPHNWQVTKFSALTGDGLATLQEQLIDRLEQGPYYYPPNLVTDQPERFIMGELIREQILLLTRQEVPHSVAITIDAVEEEPKITRILATIHVERESQKGILIGKKGSMLKSIGSAARQQIQKLIAGKVYLELFVKVQPKWRQSRLRLAELGYRLEE from the coding sequence ATGATTCCTCAAGCCCCAGAGGGATTTAAATCTGGCTTTGTCGGTATCATTGGACGCCCGAATGTGGGCAAATCGACATTAATGAATGAATTGGTGGGGCAGAAAATTGCCATCACCTCCCCCGTCGCCCAAACCACTCGCAACCGCTTGCAGGGGATTCTGACAACAGACAATGCTCAACTGATTTTTGTGGATACGCCAGGAATCCATAAGCCTCATCATCAACTGGGGAAAGTTTTGGTACAAAATGCTAAGATTGCTATTGAAGCGGTAGATGTAGTGCTGTTTGTCGTGGATGGAGCGACACCCGCAGGAGGAGGCGATCGCTACATTAGTAATCTACTCAGCCAAACCTCAACACCTGTCATTCTAGGCATTAACAAATCAGATTTACAATCGCCAGGGAAAGGCTTAGATGAAGGGTATCATCAACTGGCAGATCCCCACAATTGGCAGGTAACAAAATTCTCTGCCCTGACGGGTGACGGGTTGGCAACCTTGCAGGAACAGTTAATTGATCGGCTAGAACAAGGTCCCTATTATTATCCGCCGAACTTAGTCACCGATCAACCCGAACGTTTTATTATGGGAGAATTAATTCGAGAGCAAATTCTGCTGTTGACTCGCCAGGAAGTTCCCCATTCCGTCGCGATTACTATTGATGCTGTTGAGGAAGAACCTAAAATTACCCGCATCCTCGCCACGATTCACGTTGAACGGGAGTCGCAAAAAGGAATTTTAATTGGCAAAAAGGGCAGTATGCTGAAAAGCATTGGTTCGGCGGCGCGTCAGCAAATTCAAAAGTTAATTGCGGGTAAAGTTTATCTAGAATTATTTGTGAAAGTGCAACCTAAGTGGCGACAATCTCGTCTGAGATTAGCAGAGTTGGGGTATCGGTTGGAGGAATAG
- the argZ gene encoding bifunctional arginine dihydrolase/ornithine cyclodeaminase, with protein MTDSIRFLMCAPDHYDVDYVINPWMEGNIHKSSRDRAVEQWHKLHHVLKDHAIVDLVNPEKGWPDMVFTANAGLVLGKNVVLSRFLHKERQGEEPHFKQWFEAQGYTVYELPPELPFEGAGDALLDREGRWLWAGYGFRSELDSHPYLAKWLDIEVVSLRLTDERFYHLDTCFCPLTGGYLLYYPPAFDAYSNRLIEMRVAPEKRIALEEADAVNFACNAVNVDQVVVMNKASDRLKQRLAEAGFRVLETPLTEFLKAGGAAKCLTLRVTEPVRTEIHANVPVESRTIRLEGHLLDSGLISRALDLIVETGGSFQVLNFDLGVQRQSTSSAEIRVSAPSHDVMEEVMSQLIELGAVAPVQEECDANLEPVIQSGVAPDDFYVSTIYPTEVRIKGEWVKVQNQRMDGAIAITQIDSQPIARCKILRDLEVGEQVVVGVEGIRTVHKPKTREQRSSEEFSFMGAGVSSERRVELIVEQIAWELRQIRDQGGKVIVTAGPVVIHTGGSQHLSRLIRQGYVQALLGGNAIAVHDIEQSLMGTSLGVDMKRGVPVRGGHRHHLKVINTIRRYGSIAGAVEKGALTKGIMYECVTHNVPFSLAGSIRDDGPLPDTQMDLIKAQADYAKLLEGADMILMLSTMLHSIGVGNMTPSGVKMVCVDINPAVVTKLSDRGSLESVGVVTDVGLFLSLLVQQLDKLTSPYQQSA; from the coding sequence ATGACTGATTCGATTCGCTTTCTCATGTGCGCTCCAGACCACTACGATGTGGACTATGTGATTAATCCCTGGATGGAAGGAAATATTCATAAGTCCTCGCGCGATCGCGCTGTCGAACAATGGCATAAGTTGCACCATGTCCTCAAAGATCATGCGATCGTGGATTTGGTTAACCCGGAAAAAGGGTGGCCCGATATGGTGTTTACGGCAAATGCGGGGCTGGTTCTCGGTAAAAACGTTGTCCTGAGTCGCTTCTTGCACAAAGAACGCCAGGGTGAGGAACCCCATTTCAAGCAGTGGTTTGAAGCCCAAGGCTACACCGTCTATGAACTCCCTCCAGAACTCCCCTTTGAAGGCGCAGGGGATGCCCTCCTGGATCGGGAAGGGCGTTGGTTATGGGCGGGCTACGGCTTTCGTTCAGAATTGGATTCTCACCCCTATCTGGCAAAATGGCTAGATATTGAAGTCGTCTCCTTACGACTCACCGATGAGCGTTTCTATCACTTAGATACCTGTTTCTGTCCCCTGACGGGCGGCTATTTACTCTACTATCCCCCCGCCTTTGATGCATACTCCAATCGCTTAATTGAGATGCGAGTCGCACCAGAAAAACGCATCGCCCTGGAAGAAGCCGATGCGGTGAACTTCGCCTGCAATGCGGTGAATGTTGACCAAGTTGTGGTGATGAACAAAGCGAGCGATCGCCTGAAGCAACGGTTGGCTGAGGCAGGGTTTAGAGTCCTTGAAACCCCTCTGACGGAATTCCTCAAAGCAGGTGGTGCGGCGAAATGCTTGACTCTGCGGGTGACTGAACCAGTTCGCACTGAAATTCATGCGAATGTCCCGGTAGAAAGTCGCACCATTCGCCTAGAAGGGCATTTGTTAGACTCTGGCTTGATTAGTCGGGCGTTAGATCTAATTGTGGAAACGGGCGGTAGCTTCCAGGTTCTCAACTTCGATTTGGGTGTCCAACGGCAAAGTACCTCCAGCGCTGAGATTCGCGTCTCTGCACCTTCCCATGATGTGATGGAAGAGGTGATGAGCCAACTGATTGAGTTGGGTGCTGTTGCTCCCGTTCAAGAGGAGTGTGATGCAAATCTTGAACCTGTGATTCAATCGGGTGTAGCGCCGGATGACTTTTATGTCTCCACGATTTATCCCACAGAAGTCCGGATTAAGGGTGAGTGGGTGAAAGTCCAAAACCAGCGCATGGATGGGGCAATTGCGATTACCCAGATTGACTCTCAGCCGATCGCTCGCTGTAAAATTCTCCGGGATCTAGAAGTCGGTGAACAGGTGGTTGTTGGTGTGGAAGGAATCCGCACCGTTCACAAGCCGAAAACCCGTGAACAGCGTAGCAGTGAAGAATTTAGCTTCATGGGCGCTGGCGTTTCTAGTGAACGCCGGGTGGAATTAATTGTCGAGCAAATTGCCTGGGAATTGCGCCAAATTCGTGATCAAGGCGGTAAAGTGATTGTCACTGCCGGTCCGGTGGTGATTCATACGGGCGGTTCTCAACATTTATCCCGTCTGATTCGCCAAGGATATGTGCAGGCGCTGTTGGGCGGTAATGCGATCGCGGTTCATGATATTGAGCAATCCCTAATGGGAACCTCTTTGGGTGTGGATATGAAACGGGGGGTTCCGGTGCGGGGTGGACATCGCCACCATCTCAAGGTAATTAATACCATCCGTCGGTATGGCAGCATTGCTGGTGCTGTGGAGAAAGGGGCATTGACAAAAGGGATTATGTATGAATGCGTGACACATAACGTTCCCTTTTCCCTAGCCGGTTCCATTCGCGATGATGGACCCCTACCGGATACCCAGATGGATTTAATTAAAGCCCAAGCTGACTATGCCAAACTGCTGGAAGGGGCGGATATGATTTTAATGCTGTCCACGATGCTGCACTCCATTGGGGTAGGAAATATGACGCCATCTGGGGTGAAAATGGTGTGTGTAGATATCAATCCCGCCGTTGTTACCAAGTTAAGCGATCGCGGTTCCTTGGAATCCGTGGGTGTAGTTACTGATGTGGGCTTATTCCTGAGTTTGTTGGTACAGCAGTTGGATAAATTAACCAGCCCTTATCAACAATCTGCCTAA
- the ndhD1 gene encoding photosynthetic/respiratory NAD(P)H-quinone oxidoreductase subunit D1 — protein MTDFPWLTVIILFPIVASLGIPLLPDQNGVWERWYALIVGLIDFTLIVCAFVINYDFDNPGLQLVEKYAWVPTLDLNWSVGVDGLSMPLVLLTGFMTTLAILAAWPVTLKPKLFYFLMLAMYGGQIAVFAVQDMLLFFLAWELELIPVYLLLSIWGGKKRLYAATKFILYTAGGSLFILIAALAMAFYGDTVTFDMRSLALKDYALNLELLLYAAFLISYGVKLPIFPLHTWLPDAHGEATAPVHMLLAGILLKMGGYALIRMNAGMLPDAHAYFAPVLVILGVVNIVYAALTSFAQRNLKRKIAYSSISHMGFVLIGIGSFTDLGLSGAVLQMVSHGLIGASLFFLVGATYDRTHTLMLDEMGGVGQKMRKIFAMWTTCSMASLALPGMSGFVAELMVFVGFATSDAYNSTFKVIVVFLAAVGVILTPIYLLSNLREIFYGSENKELVEHEVLQDAEPREVFIIACLLVPIIGIGLYPKL, from the coding sequence ATGACTGATTTTCCTTGGTTAACCGTAATTATTCTGTTTCCCATCGTCGCTTCTCTGGGCATTCCTTTATTGCCGGATCAGAATGGCGTCTGGGAACGCTGGTATGCCCTGATTGTTGGGCTAATTGATTTTACGTTGATCGTTTGTGCCTTTGTCATCAACTATGACTTTGACAATCCGGGCTTGCAATTGGTGGAAAAATATGCTTGGGTACCCACGCTGGACTTGAATTGGTCGGTGGGGGTGGATGGCTTATCCATGCCGTTGGTACTGCTGACGGGGTTTATGACGACGTTGGCAATCCTGGCGGCTTGGCCCGTAACCCTAAAGCCGAAGCTGTTTTACTTCCTGATGCTGGCAATGTACGGCGGTCAAATTGCCGTGTTTGCAGTTCAGGATATGCTGTTGTTTTTCCTGGCGTGGGAACTGGAGTTAATTCCGGTATATTTGCTGCTATCGATTTGGGGCGGCAAAAAGCGCCTGTATGCGGCGACCAAGTTTATCCTGTATACGGCAGGGGGATCGCTGTTTATTTTGATTGCAGCGTTGGCGATGGCATTCTATGGGGATACTGTCACCTTTGATATGCGATCGCTCGCTTTAAAGGATTATGCCCTAAATCTAGAACTGTTGCTGTATGCGGCGTTTCTGATTTCCTACGGGGTCAAGTTACCGATTTTCCCCTTACATACCTGGTTACCGGATGCCCACGGCGAAGCCACCGCACCCGTTCACATGTTGCTGGCGGGGATTCTGTTGAAGATGGGTGGATATGCCCTGATTCGTATGAATGCCGGGATGTTACCCGATGCCCATGCCTATTTTGCCCCAGTGTTGGTGATTTTAGGGGTGGTGAATATCGTGTATGCGGCATTAACGTCTTTTGCCCAACGCAACCTCAAGCGCAAGATTGCCTATTCCTCGATTTCCCACATGGGCTTTGTTTTAATCGGGATTGGCTCATTTACCGACTTGGGTTTGAGTGGGGCGGTGTTGCAAATGGTGTCCCACGGCTTAATTGGGGCGAGTCTGTTCTTCTTAGTTGGGGCAACTTATGACCGCACCCATACCCTAATGTTGGATGAAATGGGGGGTGTCGGTCAAAAGATGCGGAAGATTTTTGCCATGTGGACAACTTGTTCCATGGCGTCTCTGGCGTTACCGGGGATGAGTGGGTTTGTGGCAGAGTTAATGGTGTTTGTCGGATTTGCCACTTCGGATGCCTACAATTCCACGTTTAAGGTAATTGTGGTCTTTTTGGCAGCCGTTGGGGTGATTCTTACGCCGATTTATCTGCTGTCTAATCTGCGGGAAATCTTCTACGGTTCTGAGAATAAGGAACTGGTGGAACACGAGGTTTTACAAGATGCGGAACCGCGTGAGGTGTTTATTATTGCGTGTTTGCTGGTGCCGATTATTGGTATTGGCTTGTATCCCAAGCTATAG